Below is a genomic region from Methanolobus sediminis.
CCTGAAGATGAACGTTCCAGTCTTCCACTGGATACTGATGAAATAATATATCATCCTGATATGATACGTGCCAATGAGTGGATACTAACCGAGTATAAACCACCGGTAAGGGACTTTTGCATATTTGTTCCCTGTGCAAAAAAGAAGCCTTATCATGAAAGTCCTTCTCACAAGATATTCGATAAAGTGATATTCGGGACGCTGGATCCTGAAAAAGTACATGTTGTGGTATTCGGGACATGCGGCATAACTCCGCGTGAGCTTGACACTGAATATCCTTTCATGGATTATCAGTTCATGCTCGGTAAATGCAATGTTGCCAAAATAAAAAGGGATTTTATCAAGATGGAAAGCCAGAGACTGGCAGAGTATCTTGAGAAGACCCGGGACAACTACAAGCATCGGATCGCTTATTGTATAGGTGACTTCAGAAAGGCAATGGAACTTGCGGTTGAGATATCCGGTGTTGAAGTGACCATTGTTCCTAAAGAAGAAACCATTAACTCACATGTTCAGCCAGGCAAGACATTCATTTACGGTAGTCTTAACCAGACAAGCTATCTTCAGGATTTCTCAGATGCAATTGCAGCATCTATGGGAAAAGAGTTATCTCAGGATTGTTCCGAATCAAAAAGCTCAGAAGAAGAAGAAGAAGAAAATACTAGTGTAAATGATAACGACTGGTATATCATCTGATTGCTGATATTTTTAGTTTCCTAACTAAAATACTTTTATCGAGTCAACAGGCTGTATTAGACTATTAGATAAATGCAAATATTTAGTTGAAATCTACAAAAGAACAGATAAAAAGTGGCAAAAATGCAAATGCCACTTATTCAAGGTATGGTGACTGGGCAAGCACTGACATGCCACTGTCTGAGATACTGAGTACACGGACTTCATTAATGGTGCCTGATCCCCTCATCTTCATGACGTAGATAGAACGCTGAAGGTTATTTCCTGCCATAATACGTCCAAGTTTTATAACAGAATCTGCACCGTATTCTACCATTTCATCAAGCCCGAACATTGAACCTACAGTTATTACAGAGGTAACATTGTGTTTACGGAAAACGCTAAACACGTCGTCAATGAGTGTTCTGAGTTTGTAATTTGACTCAATTGCCAGGAACAGTGCTTCCACGGAGTCTATGAAGATACGTGTTGGCTGTATATCTTCTATCTTGCTTTCAACAAGTTTCTTAAAGCTTTTAATAAGCTCAGATGGAGCTATTTCAACACTCTTCTGGAGGCGAAGACTTGGATCGGTGATGTCTACAAAGGTCAAAAGACCTTGTTCAACATATTCTTCAAGATTCCATCCAAAAGATGTTTTCATTTCTTTTACAATAGATTTTGATTCTTCAGAGGTGATGATACACATTACCTTTTCACCATTCTTTGCTCCCTCTACAATGAACTGTGTTCCAAATATCGTTTTACCTGTACCAGAATCACCTGATACGACATTTGCAGTTCCTTTAAAGAATCCTCCACGTAACATTTCATCCAGTCCGGAAATACCGGAATTCACTCTTTCTGATGGATCGGCATCTGTCATATTACCACTCTTTATATCTCTCTGATCAATTTCTAATAGTCATATCCCAAACATATTCTGTTAATGAGTAAGTCCTTTAATGATAGGACTTATTGATTATTATCCTTACTTTTTAGAATATCGTTTATTATGTTATCCTAATATAAAAAATCACGTATTTAATTTTATTTCTTGGGAACTTGGGACTTAAATCTTCATCAGATGCCGAAAAGTACAGGGCGTGAACTATTTGTATTATTGATGCCAAGTTCACATTTATAAAAAACGTAATGGGATGCTGTTTGTTTAATTCACTGGAGTTTATATATGACATCAAGAATGGATTTGAACAGGGAAAAAAAAGAGTTACTTGCAGGAGTAATTTCCGGCGAGATTTCTTATCATAAGCTTGACAGCCTTACTGACAAGGAAACGGCTGTTATGATCAGAAGATTTGCTCTTGAGGAAGTATCAGGATTTAATTTTGATCATATACAGAATTTCTCAATTGATGTTGAGAATGCAACAAAAAAGAATGTAGAGAACATGATAGGCGTTATCCAGGTGCCTCTGGGTGTAGCAGGTCCTCTTAAAGTGAACGGGGAATTTGCTAATGATGAGTTCCACCTGCCTCTTGCAACCACTGAAGGTGCACTGATTGCCAGTGTGAACAGGGGATGTTCTGTCATTACCATTTCCGGTGGTGCAAATGTCAGGGTGTTCCAGGATGTTATGACCCGTGCTCCGGTGTTCAGGCTGGAGAATGTTATCAGGGCAAAGGAATTTGCAGATTGGCTACAGGACCCTGAGGTTTTAACTCGAATGAAAGCAAAGGCATCTGAAACAACTCGCTTTGGTGAGTTAGTGGATGTAAAGCCATTTGTGACCGGTAATTCGGTATATGCCCGTTTTTCCTATGACACGAAAGATGCCATGGGTATGAATATGGTAACTATTGCCACAGATGCAGTTCTCAGTCTGATAGAAGATGAGTTCGGTGCAATTCCAATCTCACTTTCGGGAAATATGTGTGTTGACAAGAAACCTGCGGCAATAAACAATATTCTTGGAAGGGGAAAGACTGTTGTTGCAGATGTGACAATACCTGCGGAACTTGTTGAGAAACGTCTGAAATGCAAACCCGAGATCATGGTAGAGGTAAATTACCGCAAGAACCTTCTTGGTTCTGCACGTGCAGGTTCTCTGGGTTATAATGCTCATGCTGCAAACATCATAGCTGCAATGTATATTGCATGTGGACAGGATCCGGCTCATGTGGTAGAAGGCAGCAGTGCCATAACAACCATGGAACTGACAAAATATGGCGATATTTACTGTTCAGTAACTCTCCCTGCAATGGCCATAGGTACTGTAGGAGGCGGCACTAATCTTGGACCTCAGCATGAATGCCTGAGACTTCTTGGTGCTAATGGGTCAGGCACTCCTCCGGGTTCTAACGCTAAAAAGCTTGCAGAGATTATTGCTTCTGCTGTGCTGGCAGGTGAGATATCACTTGTAGGTGCACAGGCCGCAGGTCATCTTGCAAAAGCCCATGCTGAACTTGGAAGATAAGTTCAGAGCTTTTACTTTAAACGCAACCAGCTTAAAAAAAGCTAAAAGGGACTTATTTCCCTTTCTTTACTTATTTTTGCGAACTTACTTTCTTTTTCTGTCAAGGACATATGCCAGAGCCAAAAATGCTATTGCTGCAACTGCAAGTATACTGATATTTGAGGTGCTGCTTGTCGTCTCAGGAGCAGACGCCGTTTCCTGCGCATCTGTATTGTCTGTGGTATCCTGTACACTCTGAAGTGTGGTTTCCTCTTCAGCAGCAGGAGTAATTTGTTCATTGGCTGGTGAGTCTGTATTTTCATCCTGTCTGACAACAATCTTCAAATCAGTACCATCGCCGTTGTCTTTGTTAGTAGTATCGATTTCATCGCTGATGCTTACCATTGCATCATAGGTGACTGCATCCAGCTCATCACCTTTGTCATCTCCAACGACTATATTTTCAATTCTGATTTGAGAGGTTCCAGTTTCTTCGGAAGCTTTCATTGCTATACTACAGAATGTGCCTTCTTCTGATGTTCCATCTCCCATAATAAGAGTTCCATAGATCTGAGTTGCAGTTCCCCCGTCGTTATCGAAAGTTCCGGGGTTGAACATCACAGGAGAGCCTGTACTTGAGAAAAAATCCCCTTCTTCAATACTTTTGATAGTTACAAGTGAACTGTCAAATTCCAGATCAAACTGGATACCTGCAACCTGGGTGTCAGGTTTGACGTATATGTTCAGTGCGAACTCCTCTCCCGGAGCTACAGTTTCAACTGATGGAAGTACGCTTACACTGGTGGAGGCACTTGCAGTTCCACTAAGGCACAAAATACATACCACCATTATAATGCTTGTGAAGAAAGTGAGAAATTTACCTGTCATTAACACATCCTGCTTATTCAAGCTTCTGTCTGGCTTTTTCAAGCAAAACAGAACATTCATCCATTTTCTTAGCAGCATTTCTGACATCTTCAGCTATATATGCATATCCTGCAGCTTCGATTTTCTCAGCCCATTCGTTGAAACTTTTACTATGGCTGTCATTATGTTCTATCCAGTGTCCCATCAGGTGCTCAAGTTTTGCCTTATCAAGTTCCATTTTGCTAACTCCACTCTTAATTTACGCGTTAATAAGATATCAGATTTCGCGCGGATCAGTAATCTCACCGGTAAGGGCAGATGCCGCAGCAGTTGCCGGGGATGCCAGGTAAATGAAGCCTCCTACACCCATTCTTCCCTTGAAGTTCCTGTTAGCTGTGGAAATACAGGTCTCTCCTTTACCAATAACT
It encodes:
- a CDS encoding DUF5591 domain-containing protein, producing MTIIPEDERSSLPLDTDEIIYHPDMIRANEWILTEYKPPVRDFCIFVPCAKKKPYHESPSHKIFDKVIFGTLDPEKVHVVVFGTCGITPRELDTEYPFMDYQFMLGKCNVAKIKRDFIKMESQRLAEYLEKTRDNYKHRIAYCIGDFRKAMELAVEISGVEVTIVPKEETINSHVQPGKTFIYGSLNQTSYLQDFSDAIAASMGKELSQDCSESKSSEEEEEENTSVNDNDWYII
- the hmgA gene encoding hydroxymethylglutaryl-CoA reductase (NADPH), whose product is MTSRMDLNREKKELLAGVISGEISYHKLDSLTDKETAVMIRRFALEEVSGFNFDHIQNFSIDVENATKKNVENMIGVIQVPLGVAGPLKVNGEFANDEFHLPLATTEGALIASVNRGCSVITISGGANVRVFQDVMTRAPVFRLENVIRAKEFADWLQDPEVLTRMKAKASETTRFGELVDVKPFVTGNSVYARFSYDTKDAMGMNMVTIATDAVLSLIEDEFGAIPISLSGNMCVDKKPAAINNILGRGKTVVADVTIPAELVEKRLKCKPEIMVEVNYRKNLLGSARAGSLGYNAHAANIIAAMYIACGQDPAHVVEGSSAITTMELTKYGDIYCSVTLPAMAIGTVGGGTNLGPQHECLRLLGANGSGTPPGSNAKKLAEIIASAVLAGEISLVGAQAAGHLAKAHAELGR
- a CDS encoding RAD55 family ATPase; its protein translation is MTDADPSERVNSGISGLDEMLRGGFFKGTANVVSGDSGTGKTIFGTQFIVEGAKNGEKVMCIITSEESKSIVKEMKTSFGWNLEEYVEQGLLTFVDITDPSLRLQKSVEIAPSELIKSFKKLVESKIEDIQPTRIFIDSVEALFLAIESNYKLRTLIDDVFSVFRKHNVTSVITVGSMFGLDEMVEYGADSVIKLGRIMAGNNLQRSIYVMKMRGSGTINEVRVLSISDSGMSVLAQSPYLE
- a CDS encoding cohesin domain-containing protein, with the protein product MTGKFLTFFTSIIMVVCILCLSGTASASTSVSVLPSVETVAPGEEFALNIYVKPDTQVAGIQFDLEFDSSLVTIKSIEEGDFFSSTGSPVMFNPGTFDNDGGTATQIYGTLIMGDGTSEEGTFCSIAMKASEETGTSQIRIENIVVGDDKGDELDAVTYDAMVSISDEIDTTNKDNGDGTDLKIVVRQDENTDSPANEQITPAAEEETTLQSVQDTTDNTDAQETASAPETTSSTSNISILAVAAIAFLALAYVLDRKRK